A single region of the Plutella xylostella chromosome 28, ilPluXylo3.1, whole genome shotgun sequence genome encodes:
- the LOC125490927 gene encoding uncharacterized protein LOC125490927, with protein MGNLPKARLEADHPFCHTAVDYAGPIMIANRKGRGCKLIKAYICVFVCLTVKAVHLELVTDLSAKCFISALNRFVARRGKPSNIYSDNGTNFVGANHELRAFLKQCKKDVISYSAETEIKFHFSPAYSPHFNGMAEGSVKSIKHHLKRVLGLAHLDFEEMYTVLVQIEGILNSRPITPLSSDPSDLIPLTPSHFLIGRTCTMLPAAPVEDKPISSLTRFKRIEQLKAHFWNRFYKEYISELQQRNKWRTIGEQPQTGELVLVKDDRLPPNRWLLGRVTAVYPGTDGVNRVADVITRAGTLRRAYNRLCPLPLLEQTVPRGGPC; from the coding sequence ATGGGGAATCTTCCTAAAGCAAGACTCGAGGCAGATCATCCATTCTGCCACACGGCGGTAGACTACGCTGGACCGATAATGATAGCAAACAGGAAAGGTAGAGGGTGTAAGCTCATTAAGGCTTACAtctgtgtatttgtatgtCTCACAGTCAAGGCAGTGCATCTGGAACTTGTCACAGATTTGTCTGctaaatgtttcatttcagcATTAAACAGGTTTGTGGCCCGGCGAGGTAAGCCTTCCAACATATATTCCGACAACGGCACGAACTTTGTAGGAGCTAATCACGAATTAAGAGCCTTTTTGAAACAATGTAAAAAGGATGTAATATCCTATTCAGCAGAAACTGAGATAAAGTTTCACTTCAGTCCAGCATACAGTCCTCATTTCAACGGCATGGCGGAGGGTTCGGTAAAGTCCATAAAACATCATTTGAAACGAGTGCTTGGCCTAGCACACTTAGACTTCGAGGAAATGTATACTGTGTTAGTTCAAATAGAAGGAATCCTAAACTCAAGGCCTATCACCCCCTTATCTTCGGATCCCTCTGATCTCATCCCTCTCACTCCTTCCCACTTCTTAATCGGACGGACATGCACGATGCTACCGGCTGCCCCGGTGGAAGACAAGCCAATTTCATCACTAACAAGATTTAAGAGGATCGAACAACTCAAGGCACATTTTTGGAACCGTTTCTACAAGGAATACATATCCGAGCTCCAGCAGAGGAACAAATGGCGCACAATTGGAGAGCAGCCACAAACAGGGGAACTTGTGCTAGTGAAGGACGATCGACTACCCCCAAATCGATGGCTGCTAGGCAGAGTCACTGCAGTATACCCCGGCACGGACGGGGTCAATAGAGTGGCAGATGTGATCACGAGGGCCGGGACGCTCAGAAGAGCGTACAACCGGTTGTGCCCTCTTCCACTCTTGGAACAGACCGTTCCAAGGGGGGGACCATGTTGA